The Klebsiella sp. RHBSTW-00484 genome includes a window with the following:
- a CDS encoding SIS domain-containing protein, giving the protein MNSNEIIKSVAEGMKDHGGIRQIFLVACGGSLVDMYPAKYFLDSEATQLHVGMYTANEFVYATPKTLGENSLVIVCSHGGNTPESVAAAKFAQQHQAQTITLTHNAQAQLIEYASHNILYAWGNDTNVVDNPMAIILNLCVDTLQQVEGFEHYADFQQGMSQINGVIARGRQQVAERCQRFAQRYQDEKLFYILSSGASYGHAYGFAICSLMEMQWLHAAPIHSGEYFHGPFEVTDKETPFILLMNEGRTRVMDERAQEFLSTYAEKVEVVDAKELGIGVLPPSVVEFFNPVLFYSIMCEYRSALADIRQHPLDTRRYMGLVAY; this is encoded by the coding sequence ATGAATAGTAATGAAATAATTAAGTCTGTTGCGGAAGGGATGAAAGACCACGGTGGTATCCGTCAGATTTTCCTTGTTGCCTGTGGTGGATCGCTGGTTGATATGTATCCGGCGAAATATTTCCTTGATAGCGAAGCGACTCAGCTGCATGTCGGGATGTATACAGCAAATGAGTTTGTCTATGCGACACCGAAAACGCTGGGAGAAAACTCGCTGGTTATCGTCTGCTCGCATGGTGGTAACACCCCTGAATCCGTCGCTGCGGCTAAGTTTGCACAGCAGCACCAGGCGCAAACCATTACGCTTACCCACAACGCTCAGGCACAGCTGATCGAATATGCCAGCCACAATATTCTCTATGCCTGGGGCAATGATACCAACGTGGTCGATAACCCGATGGCGATCATCCTGAACCTGTGCGTTGATACGCTGCAGCAGGTCGAAGGTTTCGAGCATTACGCTGATTTCCAACAGGGGATGAGCCAAATCAACGGCGTCATTGCCCGAGGCCGCCAGCAGGTCGCGGAGCGCTGCCAGCGCTTTGCCCAGCGATATCAGGATGAAAAGCTGTTCTATATCCTCTCCAGCGGGGCGTCTTACGGTCATGCCTACGGGTTTGCCATCTGCTCGTTAATGGAGATGCAGTGGCTGCATGCGGCGCCTATCCACTCTGGCGAATATTTTCACGGTCCTTTTGAAGTCACCGATAAAGAAACCCCGTTTATTTTGCTAATGAATGAAGGTCGTACGCGAGTGATGGATGAGCGTGCTCAAGAGTTTCTTTCTACTTACGCCGAAAAAGTTGAGGTGGTTGACGCCAAAGAACTGGGTATAGGCGTTCTGCCGCCGTCAGTGGTGGAGTTTTTCAATCCGGTGCTGTTTTACAGCATCATGTGTGAATACCGCTCTGCACTGGCGGATATTCGTCAACATCCGCTGGATACCCGCCGCTATATGGGGCTGGTGGCTTACTAA
- the ridA gene encoding 2-iminobutanoate/2-iminopropanoate deaminase yields the protein MSKTIATENAPAAIGPYVQGVDLGSMIITSGQIPVDPKTGSVAEDVAAQARQSLDNVKAIVEAAGLKVGDIVKTTVFVKDLNDFATVNAAYEAFFTEHNATFPARSCVEVARLPKDVKIEIEAIAVRR from the coding sequence ATGTCTAAAACTATCGCGACGGAAAATGCACCAGCAGCCATCGGCCCGTACGTTCAGGGTGTTGATCTGGGTAGCATGATCATCACTTCCGGCCAAATCCCGGTCGACCCGAAAACCGGCAGCGTGGCGGAAGACGTTGCCGCTCAGGCGCGTCAGTCTCTGGACAACGTAAAAGCTATCGTTGAAGCCGCGGGCCTGAAAGTGGGCGATATCGTTAAAACTACCGTTTTCGTGAAAGATCTCAACGATTTCGCCACCGTTAACGCCGCTTATGAAGCCTTCTTCACCGAGCATAACGCCACCTTCCCGGCGCGTTCCTGTGTAGAAGTGGCGCGCTTGCCGAAAGACGTGAAAATTGAGATTGAAGCGATCGCCGTTCGTCGCTGA
- a CDS encoding transposase: protein MAKARFTDEQIADFLQQSKNGVPNKVLCEKYEFSVSTLRRWQELHAENVRAELKQLESTAAKVFLCFVITALILAIMFSKSIGACVMSVFLVYCVGYIRRFRQISAQHIREENIFLSRSGRGARNAFYQFSWAFIALFVFSVGYMIVRMA from the coding sequence ATGGCAAAAGCACGCTTTACCGATGAACAAATCGCTGATTTTCTTCAGCAGTCTAAAAACGGCGTCCCCAACAAAGTCTTGTGCGAAAAATATGAGTTTAGCGTCAGCACCCTGCGGCGCTGGCAAGAGCTGCACGCCGAAAATGTACGTGCCGAGTTGAAACAATTAGAGTCGACGGCCGCAAAAGTATTCCTGTGCTTCGTCATTACAGCCCTAATCCTCGCCATTATGTTCTCTAAATCCATCGGCGCATGCGTAATGTCCGTTTTCCTGGTGTACTGCGTTGGCTACATCCGCCGCTTTCGCCAAATATCGGCACAACACATCCGGGAAGAAAATATCTTTCTCTCCCGCTCCGGACGCGGAGCGAGAAATGCATTTTATCAATTCAGTTGGGCCTTCATCGCCCTTTTTGTCTTTAGCGTTGGCTATATGATCGTACGCATGGCCTGA
- a CDS encoding pyrBI operon leader peptide, whose amino-acid sequence MVQCVRHRVLPRLKTDAGLPFFLSVASVFVKPLI is encoded by the coding sequence ATGGTTCAGTGTGTACGACATCGCGTCTTACCGCGTCTGAAAACAGACGCTGGCCTGCCGTTTTTCCTTTCCGTTGCATCCGTATTCGTAAAGCCCCTTATTTAA
- the mgtA gene encoding magnesium-translocating P-type ATPase → MLKNFTRQLFAQLGRHLPRRLVQRDPLPDARNLASAPIPDSLGKQCLNVAAMDENEVWRAFASHPEGLNEGEVAQKIAQHGENQIPAQKPSPWWVHLWSCYRNPFNLLLTVLGIVSYSTEDLFAAAVIALMVGISTLLNFIQEARSTKAADALKAMVSNTATVLRVVNEQGESRWCELPIDQLVPGDIVKLSAGDMIPADLRVFQARDLFVAQASLTGESLPVEKVARTRDPLQTNPLECDTLCFMGTNVVSGSAQAIVFATGGGTWFGQLAGRVSEQESEPNAFQKGISRVSMLLIRFMLVMTPIVLLINGYTKGDWWEAALFALSVAVGLTPEMLPMIVTSTLARGAVKLSKQKVIVKHLDAIQNFGAMDILCTDKTGTLTQDKIVLENHTDVSGKVSERVLHTAWLNSHYQTGLKNLLDTAVLEGVELESARGLAERWQKVDEIPFDFERRRMSVVVQEQDNVHQLICKGALQEILNVSTQVRYNGDIVPLDDTMLRRIRRVTDTLNRQGLRVVAVATKYLPAREGDYQRADESDLILEGYIAFLDPPKETTAPALKALKASGITVKILTGDSELVAAKVCHEVGLDAGDVVIGSQIEALSDDQLAELAKRTTLFARLAPLHKERIVTLLKREGHVVGFMGDGINDAPALRAADIGISVDGAVDIAREAADIILLEKSLMVLEEGVIEGRRTFANMLKYIKMTASSNFGNVFSVLVASAFLPFLPMLPLHLLIQNLLYDVSQVAIPFDNVDDEQIRKPQRWNPADLGRFMVFFGPISSIFDILTFCLMWWVFHANTPEAQTLFQSGWFVVGLLSQTLIVHMIRTRRIPFIQSRAAWPLIVMTLLVMVVGVALPFSPLAGYLQLQALPLSYFPWLIAILAGYMTLTQMVKGFYSRRYGWQ, encoded by the coding sequence ATGCTGAAAAATTTTACCCGCCAGCTGTTTGCTCAGCTTGGCCGTCATCTCCCGCGCCGTTTGGTCCAGCGCGATCCGCTGCCCGATGCCCGCAATCTGGCGAGCGCGCCGATTCCGGATTCGCTTGGTAAGCAGTGTCTGAACGTTGCGGCAATGGACGAAAATGAAGTCTGGCGCGCTTTTGCCAGCCATCCGGAAGGGCTGAATGAAGGCGAAGTTGCGCAGAAAATCGCCCAGCACGGCGAAAACCAGATCCCGGCGCAGAAACCCTCGCCGTGGTGGGTACACTTGTGGAGCTGTTACCGCAACCCCTTCAACCTGCTGCTGACCGTTCTGGGGATTGTCTCCTACTCAACGGAAGATCTGTTCGCCGCGGCGGTTATCGCCCTGATGGTGGGGATCTCCACGCTACTTAACTTTATTCAGGAAGCTCGCTCGACCAAAGCGGCGGATGCCCTGAAGGCGATGGTCAGCAACACCGCGACGGTGCTGCGAGTGGTGAATGAGCAGGGCGAAAGCCGATGGTGTGAGCTGCCGATCGATCAACTGGTGCCGGGCGATATCGTCAAGCTGTCGGCGGGAGATATGATCCCTGCGGATCTGCGCGTGTTTCAGGCGCGCGATCTGTTTGTCGCCCAGGCTTCGCTGACCGGCGAATCGCTGCCGGTTGAGAAAGTCGCTCGTACCCGCGATCCGCTGCAAACGAACCCGCTAGAGTGTGACACCCTGTGCTTTATGGGCACCAACGTGGTGAGCGGTTCGGCGCAGGCTATTGTTTTCGCCACCGGCGGCGGCACCTGGTTTGGTCAACTGGCCGGGCGGGTCAGCGAGCAGGAAAGCGAGCCGAACGCCTTTCAGAAAGGCATCAGCCGGGTCAGCATGCTGCTGATCCGCTTTATGCTGGTGATGACGCCGATAGTGCTGCTGATTAACGGCTATACCAAGGGCGACTGGTGGGAAGCGGCGCTGTTTGCGCTCTCTGTCGCTGTCGGCCTGACCCCGGAAATGCTGCCGATGATCGTCACCTCGACGCTGGCGCGCGGGGCGGTGAAGCTGTCGAAACAGAAAGTCATCGTCAAACACCTCGACGCCATCCAGAACTTTGGCGCGATGGACATTCTGTGCACCGACAAAACCGGCACCCTGACCCAGGATAAAATCGTGCTGGAGAACCATACCGATGTCTCCGGCAAGGTGAGCGAACGCGTGCTGCATACGGCCTGGCTCAACAGCCACTACCAGACCGGGCTGAAAAACCTGCTTGATACTGCGGTGCTGGAAGGCGTCGAGCTGGAGTCGGCGCGCGGGCTGGCGGAGCGCTGGCAGAAGGTGGATGAGATCCCATTCGATTTTGAGCGCCGCCGCATGTCGGTGGTGGTGCAGGAGCAGGACAACGTCCATCAACTTATCTGCAAAGGGGCATTGCAGGAGATCCTCAACGTCTCGACCCAGGTGCGCTACAACGGTGACATCGTACCGCTGGACGACACCATGCTGCGGCGCATCCGTCGCGTTACCGATACCCTGAATCGTCAGGGATTGCGCGTGGTGGCGGTGGCGACCAAATATCTACCCGCACGTGAGGGCGACTACCAGCGTGCGGATGAATCCGACCTTATCCTCGAAGGTTACATTGCCTTCCTTGACCCGCCGAAAGAGACCACCGCCCCGGCGCTAAAAGCGCTGAAGGCCAGCGGCATCACGGTGAAAATCCTCACTGGCGATAGCGAGCTGGTGGCGGCAAAAGTCTGCCATGAAGTGGGGCTGGATGCGGGCGACGTGGTGATTGGCAGCCAGATTGAAGCGCTGAGCGATGATCAACTGGCCGAACTGGCAAAACGCACCACCTTGTTTGCTCGCCTGGCGCCGCTGCATAAAGAGCGGATTGTCACCTTGCTCAAACGTGAAGGGCACGTGGTGGGTTTTATGGGCGACGGCATTAACGACGCGCCAGCGCTGCGCGCGGCGGATATCGGTATTTCCGTTGACGGCGCGGTGGATATCGCCCGCGAGGCGGCGGATATCATTCTGCTGGAGAAGAGCCTGATGGTGCTGGAAGAGGGGGTTATCGAAGGCCGCCGGACTTTCGCCAACATGCTCAAATACATCAAAATGACCGCCAGCTCTAACTTCGGTAACGTCTTCAGCGTGCTGGTCGCCAGCGCCTTTCTGCCGTTCCTGCCAATGTTGCCGCTGCACTTGCTGATTCAGAACCTGCTGTACGATGTATCCCAGGTAGCGATTCCGTTTGATAACGTGGACGATGAGCAGATTCGTAAGCCGCAACGCTGGAATCCGGCGGATCTCGGGCGCTTTATGGTCTTCTTTGGGCCGATAAGCTCGATATTCGATATTCTGACCTTCTGCCTGATGTGGTGGGTGTTCCATGCTAATACGCCGGAAGCCCAGACCCTGTTCCAGTCCGGCTGGTTTGTGGTCGGTCTACTGTCACAGACGCTGATTGTGCATATGATCCGCACGCGGCGGATCCCGTTTATTCAGAGTCGTGCGGCCTGGCCGCTGATCGTGATGACGCTGCTGGTGATGGTGGTGGGAGTTGCGCTACCGTTCTCGCCGCTGGCGGGCTATTTGCAGCTTCAGGCGCTGCCGCTGAGCTACTTCCCGTGGCTGATTGCCATTCTGGCGGGCTATATGACGCTGACCCAGATGGTTAAGGGCTTTTACAGCCGCCGCTACGGCTGGCAGTAA
- a CDS encoding amidohydrolase codes for MNTEAADLILRSDAIFTAVSDQVFSGYVVIKNGEIAAMLADGDDISPWRGEYTRVLELGDRLICPGFCDNHTFFTGYMSMRRGVDLRAAGDSHEALELLKTAEQALSAGQSLYGWGWSTSRWGALPDAGLLDETFPQRPVVAINDDKSYCWMNRAAEERYAFTAAECSAEARISLLNEMLADSGQLKDDMRAFMVRLAAQGITAIKDVCFNDSPSLMDAWSELEKEKALSLRVSIVSQAVSAPINLSFGEHARGRFQSPWLRFHGFKFMVDGVIADHTGDMLYPYADRPTTHNERPVNYDTLRQQVLAADAQGFNCCMNAEGDAAIRHCINIFAECRERDPNRMTWHSLSDLECPHPDDIPRMAALGLFAEVYAQILLLNGSETDAYMRERYGEAREVQFYDYAALFDADVAVTIGTDLPLFIPSIPDAMYAACCRQFPDGSPENGWHRDRGMTRQQLLTAWTLNSARHHGMEEVTGSLEPGKRADIAVFDSNLLTCPNDELRASRVVLTLADGRITHDLL; via the coding sequence ATGAATACCGAAGCTGCTGATTTGATTTTACGTTCTGATGCCATTTTTACCGCCGTCAGCGATCAGGTTTTTAGCGGATATGTGGTAATTAAAAATGGTGAGATCGCGGCAATGCTAGCTGACGGGGACGACATTAGCCCGTGGCGAGGCGAATACACCCGCGTTCTTGAACTTGGCGACCGGCTGATTTGCCCTGGGTTTTGCGACAATCACACCTTTTTCACCGGTTATATGAGCATGCGACGTGGGGTTGATTTGCGTGCTGCAGGCGATAGCCACGAAGCGCTTGAATTATTAAAAACCGCAGAGCAAGCACTGTCGGCAGGGCAAAGCCTCTACGGTTGGGGATGGTCAACATCCCGTTGGGGTGCACTGCCCGATGCCGGGTTACTTGATGAAACTTTCCCGCAACGACCAGTTGTGGCGATTAATGATGACAAAAGCTACTGCTGGATGAATCGTGCCGCTGAGGAACGATACGCTTTCACCGCCGCTGAGTGCAGCGCAGAGGCAAGAATTTCGCTGCTTAATGAGATGCTGGCTGACTCCGGGCAGTTAAAGGATGACATGCGGGCATTTATGGTGCGGCTGGCGGCGCAGGGCATTACGGCGATAAAAGACGTTTGTTTCAACGACTCACCGTCATTGATGGACGCCTGGTCTGAGCTGGAAAAAGAAAAGGCGCTGTCACTGCGAGTTAGCATTGTTTCTCAGGCGGTTTCTGCACCGATTAACCTCTCTTTCGGTGAGCATGCACGAGGCCGATTTCAGTCGCCATGGCTACGTTTTCATGGTTTCAAATTTATGGTCGATGGTGTGATTGCCGATCATACAGGCGATATGCTTTATCCCTACGCCGACCGGCCCACCACGCATAATGAACGTCCGGTTAATTATGACACTCTACGTCAGCAAGTGCTGGCGGCCGACGCTCAGGGATTCAATTGTTGCATGAACGCCGAAGGGGATGCCGCGATTCGCCACTGCATCAATATTTTTGCCGAGTGTCGTGAGCGTGACCCAAATAGAATGACCTGGCATTCTCTTAGCGATCTGGAGTGTCCGCATCCCGATGATATTCCCCGGATGGCGGCACTTGGCCTTTTTGCCGAAGTATACGCGCAAATTTTGCTCCTCAATGGCAGCGAAACCGACGCGTATATGCGTGAACGTTATGGCGAAGCGCGTGAGGTGCAATTCTACGACTATGCCGCATTATTCGACGCCGATGTGGCGGTAACTATCGGTACTGACCTGCCGTTGTTTATTCCTTCCATTCCGGACGCGATGTATGCCGCCTGCTGCCGCCAGTTCCCTGATGGCTCACCGGAGAATGGCTGGCATCGCGATCGCGGAATGACCCGCCAACAGCTTTTAACCGCCTGGACGCTGAACAGCGCTCGCCATCACGGTATGGAAGAGGTGACGGGAAGCCTCGAGCCTGGAAAACGTGCTGATATCGCCGTCTTTGATAGCAACTTGCTGACCTGTCCTAACGATGAGCTGCGTGCATCCAGAGTCGTGCTAACGCTGGCTGACGGACGTATTACGCACGACCTTTTATAA
- the mgtL gene encoding mgtA regulatory leader peptide MgtL, with product MDPDPTPHPRWSHLSFR from the coding sequence ATGGACCCCGATCCCACTCCTCATCCTCGATGGAGTCACCTTTCTTTCCGGTAA
- the pyrB gene encoding aspartate carbamoyltransferase, whose product MANPLFQKHIISINDLSREDLELVLATAAKLKANPQPELLKHKVIASCFFEASTRTRLSFETAMHRLGASVVGFSDSSNTSLGKKGETLADTISVISTYVDAIVMRHPQEGAARLATEFSGGIPILNAGDGSNQHPTQTLLDLFTIQETQGRLENLSIAMVGDLKYGRTVHSLTQALAKFNGNRFYFIAPDALAMPQYILDMLDEKGIAWSLHSAIEEVMEEVDILYMTRVQKERLDPSEYANVKAQFVLRAADLEGARANMKVLHPLPRIDEITTDVDKTPHAWYFQQAGNGIFARQALLALVLNSELALHTQNDSSCRKAASE is encoded by the coding sequence ATGGCTAACCCGCTATTTCAAAAACATATCATTTCCATAAACGATCTCAGCCGCGAAGACCTTGAACTGGTACTGGCGACCGCTGCAAAACTGAAAGCCAATCCGCAGCCGGAGTTGCTCAAACATAAAGTGATTGCCAGCTGCTTCTTCGAAGCCTCTACCCGTACCCGCCTGTCATTTGAGACCGCGATGCACCGCCTCGGTGCCAGCGTGGTCGGCTTCTCAGACAGCAGCAACACTTCGCTGGGCAAAAAAGGCGAAACTCTGGCCGACACCATTTCAGTGATTAGCACCTACGTCGACGCCATCGTCATGCGCCATCCGCAGGAAGGGGCGGCGCGCCTGGCGACCGAATTCTCCGGCGGTATTCCAATTCTCAATGCCGGTGACGGCTCGAACCAACATCCGACACAAACGCTGCTGGATCTGTTCACCATTCAGGAAACCCAGGGTCGCCTCGAAAACCTGAGCATCGCCATGGTCGGCGACCTGAAATATGGTCGTACCGTCCACTCACTGACTCAGGCGCTGGCGAAATTCAACGGCAACCGCTTCTACTTTATCGCCCCGGACGCGCTGGCCATGCCGCAGTACATTCTCGATATGCTCGACGAAAAAGGCATCGCCTGGAGTCTGCATAGCGCCATCGAAGAGGTGATGGAAGAAGTGGACATTCTGTACATGACCCGCGTGCAGAAAGAGCGCCTCGACCCATCGGAATACGCCAACGTGAAAGCGCAGTTTGTTCTGCGCGCCGCCGACCTGGAAGGCGCACGAGCAAATATGAAAGTGCTGCACCCGCTGCCGCGCATTGATGAGATCACCACGGATGTCGATAAAACGCCGCACGCCTGGTACTTCCAGCAGGCCGGTAACGGCATCTTCGCCCGCCAGGCGTTACTGGCACTGGTATTGAATAGCGAACTGGCTCTGCATACTCAAAATGATTCGAGTTGCAGGAAGGCGGCAAGCGAGTGA
- a CDS encoding YhcH/YjgK/YiaL family protein codes for MIVGNIHHLQSWLPESLREAIDHVKAHVTDATPLGKHDIDGNNLFYLISEDTTEPMADRRAEYHARYLDIQIVLNGQEGMTFSNLPAGAPDTDWLADKDIAFLAAGEQEKTVILSEGDFVVFYPGEVHKPLCAVGAPAKVRKAVVKMLMV; via the coding sequence ATGATTGTTGGAAACATTCACCATCTACAAAGCTGGCTGCCGGAATCTCTGCGCGAGGCTATCGACCACGTTAAAGCTCATGTCACTGATGCGACACCGCTCGGCAAGCATGATATTGACGGCAACAACCTGTTTTATCTGATTTCTGAAGATACTACCGAGCCGATGGCCGATCGTCGTGCTGAGTATCACGCCCGCTATCTGGATATCCAAATTGTCCTGAACGGGCAGGAAGGAATGACCTTCAGCAACCTGCCTGCCGGAGCGCCGGATACCGACTGGCTGGCGGACAAAGATATCGCATTTCTGGCGGCAGGCGAGCAGGAGAAAACCGTGATCCTCAGCGAAGGGGATTTTGTCGTGTTTTATCCTGGCGAAGTGCATAAACCGCTGTGCGCCGTCGGCGCACCGGCAAAAGTGCGCAAAGCTGTGGTGAAGATGCTGATGGTGTAA
- the pyrI gene encoding aspartate carbamoyltransferase regulatory subunit: MTHDNKLQVEAIKRGTVIDHIPAQVGFKLLTLFKLTETDQRITIGLNLPSGEMGRKDLIKIENTFLTDEQVNQLSLYAPQATVNRIDEYEVVGKSRPSLPDRINNVLVCPNSNCISHAEPVSSSFAVKKRENDIALKCKYCEKEFSHNVVLAN, from the coding sequence ATGACACACGACAACAAATTGCAGGTAGAAGCCATCAAACGCGGCACCGTTATCGACCACATCCCGGCGCAGGTCGGCTTTAAGCTGCTGACGCTGTTCAAACTGACCGAAACAGATCAGCGCATCACCATCGGCCTGAATCTGCCGTCAGGTGAGATGGGCCGCAAAGATTTAATCAAAATCGAGAATACTTTCCTGACCGATGAGCAGGTTAACCAGCTCTCCCTGTACGCGCCGCAGGCCACGGTGAACCGTATTGATGAGTATGAAGTGGTGGGTAAATCTCGCCCAAGCCTGCCGGACCGTATCAACAACGTGCTGGTGTGCCCGAACAGCAACTGTATCAGCCACGCTGAGCCGGTCTCTTCCAGTTTTGCGGTGAAAAAACGCGAAAACGACATCGCGCTGAAGTGCAAATATTGTGAAAAAGAGTTCTCGCACAATGTGGTTCTGGCGAACTAA
- a CDS encoding YfcC family protein yields MRIAKIKWAMPHCYALIFFIIVLVALLTWCIPSGSFDYHSVTLPGGETKTLVIPGSYHLLEKVSADGDLRQGFTAVLAAPMEGIIKAADVVAFVLIVGGAFGIILRTGAIERGLLALAERLAGKGILVIPIAMTLFSLGGATFGMSEEVIPLYAIFISLMLALGYDSMTALLILFLGTQIGYVGAMTNPFSVLIAQGVAGIQGNPQLWLRAIAWLVFTLLAIAYTMWYAHRVKCFPQKSPVYENDCQNRAQFLSTQNTAVHFSRADRVIIIAFVLALAIISWGLITRGWYMVEIGSVFLALGLFSGIVGRMGISGMADSFVEGCKEFVYAAVVIGLARGILVIAENGRIIDTMLYGLSEMLEGLPQYAFTTLMLLGHNVITFFVPSSSGEAALTMPVLAPLGDLVGINKEAMVMAYQFGNGLTNLISPTGGVLLAGLSIARIGFGQWLKAIAPLFPILWIVSAVFAAISAWV; encoded by the coding sequence ATGCGTATTGCAAAAATAAAGTGGGCGATGCCGCACTGCTACGCTCTGATTTTCTTCATTATTGTATTAGTGGCGCTGCTGACATGGTGTATTCCCAGCGGCAGCTTTGACTATCACTCAGTCACCTTACCCGGTGGTGAAACGAAAACGTTAGTGATCCCGGGGTCTTACCATCTGCTGGAAAAAGTCAGTGCAGATGGCGATTTGCGTCAGGGTTTCACCGCCGTGCTGGCCGCGCCGATGGAAGGGATCATTAAGGCTGCGGACGTTGTTGCGTTTGTGCTCATTGTTGGCGGGGCCTTTGGCATCATTTTGCGTACTGGAGCCATCGAGCGAGGTCTGCTGGCCCTGGCTGAACGACTGGCCGGAAAAGGTATTCTTGTCATCCCTATCGCTATGACCTTGTTTAGCCTGGGGGGGGCAACTTTTGGCATGAGCGAAGAAGTCATTCCTCTGTATGCGATTTTTATTTCCCTGATGTTAGCGCTGGGATATGACTCAATGACCGCGCTCCTGATTCTGTTCCTGGGAACCCAGATAGGCTACGTTGGCGCGATGACGAACCCGTTCTCGGTGCTTATCGCACAGGGCGTCGCGGGTATCCAGGGCAACCCACAGTTGTGGCTACGGGCAATCGCGTGGCTGGTCTTTACGCTGCTCGCTATTGCTTACACCATGTGGTACGCCCATCGGGTTAAATGTTTCCCGCAAAAGTCGCCAGTTTATGAAAACGATTGTCAGAACCGTGCGCAGTTTTTGTCGACACAAAATACGGCAGTGCATTTTTCCAGGGCCGATCGGGTCATTATCATCGCTTTTGTCTTAGCGCTGGCGATCATCTCATGGGGATTAATCACCCGCGGCTGGTATATGGTCGAGATCGGTTCTGTCTTTTTGGCTCTGGGGCTGTTCTCCGGCATTGTCGGGCGTATGGGAATTAGCGGCATGGCCGACAGTTTTGTCGAAGGCTGTAAAGAGTTCGTGTATGCCGCGGTGGTGATAGGTCTTGCGCGTGGCATCTTGGTGATTGCGGAAAATGGGCGAATTATCGACACGATGTTGTATGGTCTATCGGAAATGCTGGAAGGGTTGCCGCAGTATGCTTTTACCACCCTGATGCTGTTGGGTCATAACGTGATCACCTTCTTTGTTCCGTCATCCTCGGGCGAGGCAGCGCTGACGATGCCGGTTCTGGCACCATTAGGTGACCTGGTCGGAATTAACAAAGAAGCGATGGTCATGGCCTATCAATTTGGTAATGGCTTGACCAACCTGATTTCGCCAACTGGCGGTGTATTGTTGGCTGGACTGTCAATCGCGCGCATTGGATTTGGTCAGTGGTTGAAGGCGATTGCC
- a CDS encoding PfkB family carbohydrate kinase, with protein sequence MNVIGIGDNVVDKYAHTQTMYPGGNALNFAAYAAMLGHNAAYLGIFGDDDAASHVMNVLDKVGVKWPHCLQVAGDNGCAQLKIEEGERIFLGSNAGGIRKNTSMDFIFQHEQYLRNFDLIHSGCYSYIDTQLPGLRQLNIPLSFDFSDDFVLEEVLPLCRYVDFAFFSCADYSLSQTREIVQQAQASGSRIVCATRGDEGAILFDGQDWYQQAPDYVTPVDTMGAGDAFITAFVCHFLAQPVGDQCQAITDSLQKAAAFSAQICLKEGAFGYGVRY encoded by the coding sequence ATGAACGTGATTGGAATTGGCGATAATGTCGTCGATAAATATGCACATACGCAGACCATGTATCCCGGTGGAAATGCGCTCAACTTTGCCGCTTATGCGGCAATGCTCGGGCACAACGCGGCCTATCTGGGGATTTTTGGCGATGATGATGCCGCTAGCCACGTGATGAACGTGCTGGATAAAGTTGGCGTGAAGTGGCCGCATTGTCTGCAGGTAGCTGGAGACAATGGCTGCGCGCAGCTGAAAATCGAAGAGGGTGAGCGTATTTTCCTCGGCTCTAACGCCGGGGGGATTCGCAAAAATACCTCCATGGATTTTATCTTTCAGCATGAGCAATATCTGCGTAACTTCGACCTGATCCACAGCGGCTGTTATAGCTATATTGATACGCAACTTCCTGGGTTACGTCAGCTCAATATTCCGCTCTCCTTCGATTTTTCCGACGACTTTGTGCTGGAGGAGGTGCTGCCGCTATGCCGCTATGTCGATTTTGCCTTCTTCTCCTGCGCGGATTACAGCTTGTCGCAAACGCGTGAAATTGTGCAACAGGCACAGGCCAGCGGCAGTCGTATTGTCTGCGCCACGCGCGGCGATGAAGGGGCTATTTTATTCGACGGGCAAGACTGGTATCAGCAGGCTCCTGACTATGTTACGCCGGTTGACACCATGGGCGCGGGCGACGCGTTCATCACCGCTTTTGTCTGTCATTTCCTTGCGCAACCAGTGGGCGATCAATGCCAGGCCATTACCGATAGCCTGCAAAAGGCGGCTGCTTTCTCGGCACAAATCTGCCTGAAAGAGGGTGCTTTTGGCTACGGAGTTCGCTACTAA